In one window of Thalassotalea agarivorans DNA:
- a CDS encoding anhydro-N-acetylmuramic acid kinase — MANYYLGLMSGTSVDGIDIALAEINHEQTTLVTAETYPFSIEIASQIRALFNDGEREIEQLGRLDKQLGGIYAEVVNDFLLKQKIKPSEIVAIGNHGQTVRHRPNIKHPFSLQLGCNQTLATLTNIPVVGDFRTKDIVFGGQGAPLVPAFHNYLFSQRKQNYIIVNLGGIANITVLPEDKSMPVLGFDTGPANCLLDDWYQQHFDGSYDVDGEFAASGQSIAPLLTNLLADPYFAKPSPKSTGREYFNLDWLASFNVNQFKKEDVQATLVALTAHSIADSIKHSCDAGQIILCGGGVANPVLFDAINAALPSFTFDSLHNLGYESDSFEALAFAWLAYAHQHQIVSNIPSVTGARANTTLGVTFLP; from the coding sequence GTGGCTAACTATTATCTTGGTTTGATGTCAGGTACCAGCGTAGATGGTATCGACATTGCTTTGGCCGAGATTAACCACGAACAAACAACGTTAGTTACTGCAGAAACCTACCCTTTTTCGATCGAAATAGCGTCACAAATACGTGCACTATTCAATGATGGCGAACGAGAAATAGAACAACTTGGCCGTCTAGACAAGCAACTTGGTGGTATATACGCAGAGGTTGTAAATGATTTTCTCTTGAAGCAGAAAATCAAACCGTCAGAGATTGTTGCCATTGGAAACCATGGTCAAACTGTGCGTCATCGACCTAATATCAAGCACCCTTTTAGCTTACAACTTGGCTGCAATCAAACGCTCGCTACCTTAACTAACATTCCCGTTGTAGGTGATTTCAGAACCAAAGATATCGTATTTGGTGGTCAAGGAGCACCTTTGGTACCTGCATTCCACAACTATTTGTTTTCACAACGAAAGCAAAATTACATCATTGTGAATCTTGGCGGGATCGCAAACATAACGGTACTTCCTGAAGACAAGTCCATGCCAGTTCTTGGTTTTGATACTGGACCCGCCAATTGTTTACTCGATGATTGGTATCAGCAACATTTTGATGGTAGCTATGATGTAGATGGCGAATTTGCTGCTTCAGGACAATCAATAGCGCCTTTGTTGACAAACTTACTAGCCGATCCGTATTTTGCAAAGCCATCGCCTAAAAGTACCGGTAGAGAATATTTTAACTTAGATTGGTTAGCATCTTTTAATGTTAACCAGTTTAAAAAAGAAGATGTTCAAGCGACATTGGTTGCGCTTACAGCACATTCTATTGCCGATTCAATTAAGCATAGCTGCGACGCGGGTCAAATCATTTTGTGTGGCGGTGGCGTGGCCAATCCAGTTTTATTCGATGCAATCAATGCAGCATTACCGAGCTTCACCTTCGACTCTCTTCATAACTTAGGGTACGAAAGCGACTCGTTTGAAGCCCTAGCCTTCGCTTGGCTAGCGTATGCACACCAACATCAGATAGTAAGCAACATACCTTCTGTTACTGGCGCACGAGCGAACACGACATTAGGCGTAACTTTCCTACCGTAG
- the tyrS gene encoding tyrosine--tRNA ligase, translating to MTDVNHAFAEIKRGAEEILLEDELLEKLKEGKPLKIKAGFDPTAPDLHLGHTVLINKLRQFQQLGHEVIFLIGDFTGMIGDPTGKNVTRKPLTKEDVLANAETYKEQVFKILDPAKTRVEFNSTWMEQLGAAGMLKLASRQTVARMMERDDFKKRYSAGQSIAIHEFMYPLVQGWDSVALESDVELGGTDQKFNLLMGRELQKGEGQRPQTVLMMPLLEGLDGVQKMSKSLGNYIGITDTPSDMFGKVMSISDDLMWRYFDLLSFRPLEELNQFKGQVSAGANPRDFKILLAKEIIARFHDDAAAEGAHQEFINRFQKGAIPDEMPEFTFDSEMPIANLLKEAGLVASTSEAMRMIKQGAAKIDGEKITDNKLLVESGTHAVFQVGKRKFARVTIA from the coding sequence ATGACTGACGTTAACCACGCGTTTGCAGAAATCAAACGTGGTGCCGAAGAAATCTTGTTAGAAGATGAGCTGTTAGAAAAGCTAAAAGAAGGTAAACCGCTTAAGATAAAAGCGGGTTTTGATCCGACGGCACCCGATCTTCACCTAGGGCATACAGTACTTATAAACAAATTACGCCAATTTCAGCAGCTAGGCCATGAAGTCATTTTCTTGATTGGTGATTTCACCGGTATGATAGGCGATCCGACTGGTAAGAATGTAACTCGTAAGCCGTTAACTAAAGAAGACGTGCTAGCGAATGCTGAAACCTACAAAGAGCAAGTATTTAAAATTCTCGATCCGGCGAAAACTCGTGTTGAATTCAACTCTACTTGGATGGAACAACTTGGTGCTGCTGGTATGTTGAAACTAGCAAGTCGTCAAACAGTTGCTCGCATGATGGAACGAGATGATTTTAAAAAGCGTTACAGCGCTGGCCAATCGATTGCTATTCACGAATTCATGTACCCACTTGTACAAGGTTGGGATTCAGTCGCGCTTGAATCAGATGTAGAGCTAGGTGGAACAGACCAAAAATTCAACCTGTTGATGGGACGCGAGCTTCAAAAAGGTGAAGGACAACGTCCGCAAACTGTCTTGATGATGCCACTCCTTGAAGGCCTAGATGGCGTACAAAAAATGTCAAAGTCTTTGGGCAATTATATTGGTATCACTGATACGCCATCAGATATGTTTGGTAAAGTAATGTCTATTTCCGACGATTTGATGTGGCGCTATTTTGATTTGTTAAGCTTTAGACCACTTGAAGAGCTCAATCAGTTTAAAGGTCAAGTTTCAGCAGGTGCTAACCCAAGAGATTTTAAAATCTTGCTTGCTAAAGAAATTATTGCACGTTTTCATGATGACGCAGCGGCCGAAGGTGCGCATCAAGAATTTATCAATCGTTTCCAAAAAGGAGCGATCCCAGATGAAATGCCAGAATTTACCTTCGATTCCGAAATGCCAATCGCTAATCTGTTAAAAGAGGCCGGTTTAGTTGCTAGTACGTCAGAAGCTATGCGCATGATCAAGCAAGGTGCAGCTAAAATTGATGGTGAAAAAATTACGGATAATAAGCTACTTGTCGAATCTGGCACCCACGCAGTGTTTCAAGTGGGTAAACGAAAGTTTGCCCGTGTCACAATCGCTTAA
- a CDS encoding acyl-CoA thioesterase, translated as MFVQHIEPRFTDTDALGHINNTVIPVWFEGAREPIFKWFTPTLSPKEWRLILANISVNFLAQIYYGKTVEIRTSLSRIGGSSFTVFQEVWQDGKCCANGEAVMVHFDYKKQKSAQIPDDIRAQMQQHLKVE; from the coding sequence ATGTTTGTACAACATATTGAGCCTCGGTTTACTGATACCGACGCATTAGGACATATCAACAACACCGTTATACCGGTCTGGTTTGAAGGGGCCAGAGAGCCTATATTCAAATGGTTTACACCAACGCTTTCGCCCAAAGAGTGGCGACTAATTCTTGCCAATATCAGCGTTAATTTTCTAGCACAAATTTACTACGGAAAAACGGTTGAAATAAGAACCTCTTTGTCACGCATTGGTGGAAGCTCTTTCACTGTGTTTCAAGAGGTATGGCAAGACGGAAAATGTTGTGCAAATGGTGAGGCAGTTATGGTTCATTTCGACTATAAAAAGCAAAAATCTGCGCAAATTCCAGACGATATAAGAGCGCAAATGCAGCAGCATTTAAAAGTTGAATAA
- a CDS encoding SixA phosphatase family protein has translation MPAKIFWILTTVVLLLGCTSTPADTHSHSFYLVRHAEKQDTKDTPHLTECGQLRALSLSKYLSDANIKQIFSTQYNRTYETALPLAKKQGLPIQYYQPRALADFASQLQKIDDNTLIVGHSNTTPMLVNALVGSNYAWINEDEYDVLFKINYTKEHMHVEKLTHTFTCPLKGSD, from the coding sequence ATGCCGGCTAAAATTTTCTGGATTTTAACCACTGTGGTATTACTGCTGGGGTGCACTAGCACTCCGGCAGATACACACTCTCATTCGTTTTACTTAGTCCGGCACGCTGAAAAACAAGACACTAAAGACACCCCTCACTTAACTGAATGTGGTCAGTTACGAGCTCTTTCGCTGAGTAAGTACCTGTCCGACGCGAATATCAAACAGATTTTCTCCACACAATACAATCGCACTTATGAAACGGCCCTGCCGCTTGCAAAAAAGCAAGGTTTACCTATTCAGTATTATCAACCACGTGCATTGGCAGATTTTGCCAGTCAACTCCAAAAGATAGATGACAATACGCTGATAGTCGGGCACTCAAACACCACGCCTATGCTCGTTAATGCATTGGTTGGGTCAAACTATGCTTGGATTAATGAAGATGAGTACGATGTTTTGTTTAAAATCAATTACACGAAAGAACACATGCACGTAGAAAAATTAACACATACATTTACTTGCCCTTTAAAGGGATCTGACTAA
- the ssb gene encoding single-stranded DNA-binding protein → MASRGINKVIIVGNLGQDPEVRFMPNGGAVANFTVATSETWKDKQTGEQKEKTEWHRIVMYNRLAEIAGEYLKKGSKVYLEGRLQTRKWQNQQGADQYTTEIICGDMQMLDSRGAGQGAGGFNQNAQQGGFNNQNQNQGFGGQQQQAAPASMQQNNYQPPSQNQNQGFSGGQQQNSNFSGQQQGGFNQQQNQQQPAKVNPQEPTIDFDDDIPF, encoded by the coding sequence ATGGCCAGCAGAGGAATTAACAAAGTCATTATCGTCGGCAACTTGGGGCAAGATCCTGAGGTTCGTTTTATGCCAAACGGTGGTGCTGTTGCGAACTTTACCGTTGCAACATCGGAAACCTGGAAAGACAAACAAACAGGTGAACAAAAAGAGAAAACTGAGTGGCATCGTATTGTGATGTATAACCGCTTAGCTGAAATTGCTGGTGAATACCTCAAAAAAGGTTCAAAAGTATACCTAGAAGGTCGCTTACAAACGCGTAAATGGCAAAACCAACAAGGTGCTGATCAATATACGACAGAAATTATCTGTGGCGATATGCAAATGCTAGATTCGCGCGGTGCAGGTCAGGGTGCTGGTGGTTTTAACCAAAATGCACAGCAAGGCGGTTTTAACAACCAAAACCAAAATCAAGGATTTGGTGGTCAACAGCAGCAAGCAGCACCTGCAAGCATGCAACAAAATAACTATCAGCCACCATCACAAAACCAAAATCAAGGGTTTAGTGGTGGACAGCAACAAAATAGTAATTTTAGTGGTCAACAACAGGGTGGATTCAACCAACAGCAGAATCAGCAGCAACCTGCTAAAGTTAACCCACAAGAGCCTACTATCGATTTTGACGACGATATTCCGTTCTAA
- a CDS encoding acyl-CoA desaturase produces the protein MTDNKPRIIWLNVIIFVSTFLVAAIGVPYRAFTHGFTGLELFAALICFIFCGISITAGYHRLWSHKTYSGHWSVRLLFAIGGAFALQNSILHWASDHRVHHKHVDNNDKDPYSAKKGFWYSHIGWMCREYTASSYSDYSNARDLQKDKIVMWQHNNYILLAALTNFGIPILFGLATGDVINSLLLLGFLRLVLSHHTTFFINSLAHIWGKQTYTDKNTARDNGVLAFFTFGEGYHNFHHIFENDYRNGIRWWHFDPTKWLIKSFAFLGLATKLRVTPEDKIRKAKLAMILKRSKSRVAKKALPNADQIIENLQHDYEQLLLKMNEFYEAKKQVITLKKEQLLADVEHSELMHQYQELKQHLKMMQKHWIRQAQAAYAG, from the coding sequence ATGACTGATAACAAACCACGCATTATTTGGTTAAACGTAATCATATTTGTTTCTACTTTTCTCGTCGCCGCTATTGGCGTGCCATATCGAGCATTCACGCATGGGTTTACTGGACTCGAACTTTTCGCAGCTCTGATTTGTTTTATTTTTTGCGGCATATCTATAACCGCTGGTTACCATAGATTATGGTCCCACAAAACCTACAGTGGACATTGGAGCGTGAGGTTGTTGTTTGCTATAGGTGGAGCCTTTGCACTGCAAAATAGTATTCTACACTGGGCGTCTGACCATCGTGTCCACCACAAACATGTAGATAACAACGACAAAGATCCCTACTCGGCAAAGAAAGGGTTTTGGTATTCTCATATTGGTTGGATGTGCCGAGAGTATACTGCCAGCTCATACAGTGACTACAGCAATGCGCGTGATCTTCAAAAAGATAAAATAGTGATGTGGCAACACAACAACTACATACTATTAGCGGCGCTAACTAATTTTGGTATTCCAATTTTGTTTGGACTAGCAACGGGCGATGTGATTAACAGCTTACTATTGCTGGGCTTTTTACGTTTAGTGCTTAGCCACCACACAACATTCTTTATCAATTCTCTAGCACACATTTGGGGTAAACAAACCTATACCGATAAAAACACGGCACGTGACAACGGTGTTTTAGCGTTTTTTACGTTTGGTGAAGGTTATCACAATTTCCATCATATCTTTGAGAACGACTACAGAAATGGGATCCGTTGGTGGCATTTTGATCCAACTAAATGGCTAATCAAAAGCTTTGCTTTTTTGGGGTTAGCCACCAAGTTACGAGTAACACCTGAAGATAAAATCAGAAAAGCTAAATTGGCCATGATTCTTAAACGTAGTAAATCTCGCGTCGCTAAAAAAGCGCTGCCTAATGCTGACCAAATTATAGAAAATTTGCAGCATGACTATGAGCAATTGCTACTGAAAATGAATGAATTTTATGAGGCGAAAAAACAAGTTATTACCCTAAAAAAGGAACAGTTGTTAGCTGACGTTGAGCATTCTGAATTAATGCACCAATACCAAGAGCTTAAGCAACACTTAAAAATGATGCAAAAGCATTGGATAAGGCAAGCCCAGGCGGCTTATGCCGGCTAA
- a CDS encoding DUF4136 domain-containing protein produces MKLLSSLLLLTLLSACSSSPVVFAKYQRNYDFGDIETYRFYERNSQFSDYQNLSFSFRNSIEIAIEKTLDLNGLTYVETDDSDIIVAYYIVSNSSRNFKRYNRGVRFCEYCLAAYGREDEKRTILPAYPGSLVVDLLETEHERVIWRSVGELKLEEEDNSNQVQQKVRAMIAEMFSQIPLKGK; encoded by the coding sequence ATGAAACTACTCTCGTCATTATTGTTGCTCACACTGCTTAGTGCATGCAGTTCTTCGCCTGTAGTTTTTGCTAAGTATCAACGTAATTATGATTTTGGCGATATCGAAACGTATCGCTTTTATGAACGTAATTCTCAGTTTTCAGATTACCAAAATCTGTCTTTTTCGTTTCGAAACAGTATTGAAATAGCGATAGAAAAAACGCTCGATTTAAACGGTCTCACCTATGTAGAAACTGATGATAGCGATATTATCGTTGCCTATTACATTGTCAGTAACTCAAGCCGAAATTTTAAGCGTTACAATCGTGGTGTAAGGTTCTGTGAATATTGCCTGGCTGCCTATGGTAGAGAGGATGAGAAACGCACTATCTTACCAGCCTATCCAGGTTCTTTGGTTGTAGATTTACTAGAGACTGAGCACGAAAGAGTGATCTGGCGAAGTGTCGGTGAACTTAAATTAGAAGAAGAAGACAATAGTAATCAAGTTCAGCAAAAAGTCCGTGCTATGATTGCTGAGATGTTTAGTCAGATCCCTTTAAAGGGCAAGTAA
- a CDS encoding peptidoglycan DD-metalloendopeptidase family protein produces MNTLKNLYFQFPEKHRAMIVIVLLAAFVFLILSAFLGNDEPAPEFSPGERYHIALPNEDTPTMVIDADAPILTPKKKSSLFSDQLTWLKESVKSGDSLAKILNRLGFNSRVTHDIANASGEDTGFLRSIKPGDEINVGTNTEGKLIELIYVVSKTDSYHIKYDGTEYVATKQVKDVEIRSAFAHGYIETSFWNAGITAGLSDSQIINFANIFGWDIDFALDIREGDSFHITYEKRFVDGEFIGTGKILTAEFINRNEEFQAIRFKDGEYYSPDGKSMRKAFLRAPVNFRYISSNFQRKRFHPIQKRWKAHNGVDYRAKTGTPVVAAGNGRVTHSTYNKYNGHYVFIQHGNGIVTKYLHFSKRAVKKGQRVKQGQVIGYVGSTGMSQAPHLHYEFLLNGVHRNPRTVKLPDAKPIAKEYKVEFEQLAQQRLSELFSSKQAFTMSYPTQDVVTGG; encoded by the coding sequence TTGAATACGCTAAAGAATTTATATTTTCAGTTTCCAGAGAAGCACAGAGCGATGATCGTCATCGTGCTGTTGGCCGCCTTTGTTTTCCTTATTTTGTCCGCTTTTTTAGGTAACGATGAACCTGCACCGGAATTTAGTCCGGGCGAACGCTATCACATTGCATTACCGAACGAAGATACGCCTACTATGGTCATTGATGCAGATGCGCCAATACTAACGCCGAAAAAAAAATCTTCGCTCTTTTCTGACCAGTTAACTTGGTTGAAAGAGTCGGTTAAAAGTGGTGATTCATTAGCTAAAATTCTCAATAGACTCGGTTTTAACAGCCGCGTCACACATGATATTGCCAACGCGAGCGGAGAAGACACCGGTTTTCTCAGAAGCATAAAGCCGGGCGATGAGATAAATGTTGGAACAAATACTGAAGGCAAATTAATCGAACTTATTTATGTGGTCTCAAAAACTGACAGCTACCATATTAAATATGACGGCACAGAATATGTTGCTACCAAGCAAGTTAAAGACGTTGAAATCAGATCAGCGTTTGCTCATGGCTACATAGAAACAAGCTTTTGGAACGCTGGAATCACAGCTGGTTTAAGCGATAGCCAAATCATCAATTTCGCTAACATTTTTGGTTGGGATATCGATTTTGCACTAGATATTAGAGAAGGCGACAGCTTCCATATCACCTATGAAAAGCGTTTTGTAGACGGCGAGTTTATCGGTACGGGAAAAATATTAACGGCAGAATTTATCAACCGAAATGAGGAATTTCAGGCCATCCGATTTAAAGATGGAGAGTATTATTCTCCTGATGGAAAAAGTATGCGAAAAGCATTCTTGCGCGCCCCCGTTAATTTTCGATATATCAGTTCAAATTTCCAACGAAAGCGATTCCACCCTATTCAAAAACGCTGGAAAGCACATAATGGTGTAGACTATCGCGCCAAAACAGGTACCCCTGTGGTAGCGGCAGGCAACGGTCGCGTTACACATTCAACATACAACAAATACAATGGCCACTATGTATTCATCCAACATGGTAATGGCATAGTGACCAAGTATCTGCACTTTTCAAAACGAGCCGTAAAAAAAGGCCAACGCGTCAAGCAAGGACAAGTTATCGGTTATGTCGGCTCAACCGGCATGTCTCAGGCTCCACATTTGCATTATGAGTTTTTGCTCAATGGCGTTCACAGAAACCCGAGAACGGTCAAATTACCCGATGCAAAACCTATAGCAAAGGAATACAAAGTTGAGTTTGAACAACTGGCACAACAAAGACTGAGCGAACTGTTTAGTTCAAAACAAGCATTCACCATGTCTTATCCAACGCAGGATGTCGTAACTGGTGGCTAA
- the ggt gene encoding gamma-glutamyltransferase, producing MKKIMISLFACLAFSVIANTEFKQHNIVVDDQTGKEVALREDGRGDRVVGAPWATRSPVLAVNGMAATSHPLATQVAIDVLKDGGNAVDAAIAANAAIGLMEPTGNGIGGDLFAIVWDPKSKQLYGLNGSGRSAKGQTLAQLKAKIGDVSQIPNWGTPPVTVPGTVDAWYELHGKFGKQSMAKNLAPAIQYADQGFPVTEVIAYYMDIYQKRYEKLFANGEIEEISNYKSTYLINEKSPTEGQVFKNPDLANTYKKIAKGGRDAFYKGDIAKTMDAYFKRIGGPLRFDDFASHTSTWVTPVSVNYRGYDVWELPPNGQGIAALQMLTVLEQYDLKKMGHNSADYLHVMTEAKKLAFEDRARFYADPAYHDIDLSYLLSEAYGKQRAKLINMDKAATQVEHGDPKLIEGDTIYLTVADKDGMMVSLIQSNYRGMGTGLVADGLGFIFQNRGAQYSLTPGHPNVYAPNKRPFHTIIPAFITKDDKPYMSFGLMGGAMQPQGHVQMVTNIVDFGMNVQQAGDAARFHHKGSTSPTWEGRMNDGGTLELESGVKASVVRELQKRGHKVHITSGPFGGYQAILKDPKSGVYHGASEMRKDGQASGY from the coding sequence ATGAAAAAAATAATGATAAGCTTGTTTGCTTGCCTCGCTTTTAGCGTGATAGCGAACACTGAATTTAAACAACATAATATTGTTGTAGATGATCAAACAGGTAAAGAGGTTGCCTTGCGAGAGGATGGTCGAGGAGACCGTGTTGTGGGGGCACCTTGGGCAACGCGCTCACCTGTACTCGCTGTTAACGGTATGGCGGCTACTTCACACCCTTTAGCAACGCAAGTTGCCATTGACGTACTAAAAGATGGCGGCAATGCAGTGGATGCTGCCATTGCAGCAAATGCTGCTATAGGATTAATGGAGCCCACGGGTAACGGCATAGGCGGCGATTTGTTTGCTATCGTTTGGGATCCAAAATCAAAGCAATTATACGGTTTGAATGGTTCAGGGCGAAGTGCAAAAGGTCAAACATTAGCGCAACTTAAAGCCAAAATAGGCGATGTTTCACAAATTCCTAACTGGGGCACACCACCTGTAACCGTGCCGGGAACCGTCGATGCATGGTATGAATTACATGGAAAATTCGGCAAGCAATCAATGGCAAAGAATTTAGCGCCAGCAATTCAATACGCGGATCAAGGCTTTCCTGTAACCGAAGTCATTGCCTACTATATGGATATTTATCAAAAGCGCTATGAAAAATTATTTGCAAACGGCGAAATTGAAGAGATTAGCAATTACAAATCAACCTATCTAATCAATGAGAAGTCGCCTACAGAAGGGCAAGTATTCAAAAACCCTGATTTAGCTAACACCTACAAGAAAATTGCGAAAGGAGGGCGTGACGCATTTTACAAAGGTGACATTGCTAAAACGATGGACGCGTACTTTAAACGTATTGGTGGTCCACTTCGTTTTGACGACTTCGCCTCTCATACCAGCACTTGGGTAACCCCGGTATCCGTCAACTATCGCGGTTATGACGTCTGGGAACTGCCACCAAATGGTCAAGGTATTGCAGCATTGCAGATGCTAACAGTATTGGAACAATATGACCTAAAAAAAATGGGACACAACAGCGCTGACTATTTGCATGTAATGACAGAGGCTAAAAAACTGGCTTTTGAAGACAGAGCAAGATTTTATGCTGATCCAGCCTATCACGATATTGACCTGTCTTACCTGCTTTCTGAAGCATACGGCAAACAACGTGCTAAGCTCATTAATATGGACAAAGCCGCGACGCAAGTTGAACACGGCGATCCAAAACTTATTGAAGGCGATACTATATATCTAACCGTAGCTGACAAAGACGGCATGATGGTCAGCTTAATTCAAAGTAACTATCGTGGCATGGGCACTGGACTTGTTGCTGATGGACTAGGATTCATTTTCCAAAATCGTGGTGCGCAGTATTCTTTAACACCAGGGCATCCAAACGTGTATGCGCCAAACAAACGTCCTTTTCATACCATCATTCCTGCATTTATTACCAAAGACGACAAACCTTATATGAGTTTTGGTCTTATGGGCGGCGCGATGCAACCTCAGGGGCATGTGCAAATGGTCACCAATATTGTTGATTTTGGTATGAATGTGCAACAAGCTGGCGATGCTGCGCGTTTTCACCATAAGGGCTCTACATCGCCGACATGGGAAGGCCGCATGAATGACGGTGGCACGCTTGAACTCGAAAGCGGTGTTAAAGCAAGCGTTGTACGAGAATTGCAAAAACGAGGTCATAAAGTTCACATTACCAGTGGACCTTTTGGTGGCTATCAGGCCATATTAAAGGACCCAAAGTCTGGCGTGTATCACGGTGCAAGTGAAATGCGAAAAGATGGTCAAGCAAGTGGTTACTAA
- a CDS encoding PEP-CTERM sorting domain-containing protein — protein sequence MLKYNCLKAILCSMLFVVSSYSSAGYIVGGASTTITPQSNCWAWDSTCVADFRAALENPDYFGPDGIVKETITTVTLSEVTEESLSGVNMFIAPWVGDGDGFAFSSAVIDFFLNGGDLFLLQDDSAHDVLGTLLGMSTTGSDGSVSNGGAPLFDGPFGTASNVTQHYNVGQLSEAEILAKNGNIGGVNASGQITSAYWAAGEYAAGAGSLFIIADVDMIATTSNCGLPVCGGDYTNLNDNAIYGLNVFHFLRTSGGSSSPPGAPPATGVPEPASFMLLMLGLLGFVRRK from the coding sequence ATGCTGAAATATAATTGTTTGAAAGCAATTTTATGCAGTATGTTGTTTGTAGTTTCAAGCTATTCCTCCGCCGGTTACATTGTCGGTGGAGCTTCAACAACCATAACACCTCAAAGTAACTGCTGGGCATGGGATAGCACCTGTGTGGCAGATTTTCGTGCTGCTTTGGAGAATCCAGACTATTTTGGCCCAGACGGCATTGTAAAAGAAACGATCACCACGGTTACCCTTAGTGAAGTAACCGAGGAATCTCTAAGCGGTGTCAATATGTTCATTGCACCTTGGGTAGGAGATGGCGATGGTTTTGCCTTTTCATCTGCGGTAATCGATTTCTTTTTAAACGGCGGCGATTTGTTTTTACTCCAAGATGACTCGGCCCATGATGTTCTAGGCACATTGTTAGGTATGAGCACGACCGGAAGTGATGGGAGCGTTTCTAATGGTGGCGCTCCACTGTTTGACGGTCCTTTTGGTACAGCATCAAATGTGACTCAACACTACAATGTAGGGCAACTAAGTGAAGCAGAAATACTAGCGAAAAATGGTAATATTGGAGGTGTAAATGCATCAGGCCAAATTACCTCTGCCTACTGGGCAGCTGGCGAGTACGCAGCGGGCGCAGGTTCGCTATTTATCATTGCCGATGTGGATATGATAGCGACCACATCAAATTGTGGCTTGCCTGTTTGTGGAGGCGATTACACGAACTTGAATGACAATGCTATTTATGGCCTTAACGTCTTTCATTTTCTGCGCACAAGTGGCGGATCTAGCAGCCCTCCGGGAGCACCACCTGCTACAGGCGTGCCAGAGCCAGCAAGTTTCATGTTGCTGATGTTAGGTTTGTTAGGCTTTGTAAGAAGAAAGTAA